AATATGTAAGCTCCAATTACAAATGACATTCCTAAGTTTTGAAAAAAGCTTGCAACAATAAAAGTAAAAGTAATAGTTATAACTGTTGCTAGAGTAACACTATTGAAGCTTTTTAGTAATTTTGAAATTGGTTCTGATAACAAGATCAATATGAATGTTAAACAAAACCAAATTAGTATGTTCTTAATTGTGGCTGTAATTGAGATTGCGATATCAAGATCTGATAGTGATCTTGATATCGTTATTACACTTGTGAGCATGATCATTGAGAGGACATCATCAATTATTGAAGTTGATATTATTGTAACTCCTTCTGATGTACTCATTTTTTTCTTAGCTGAGAGTATGCTTGCAGCAATTCCTGCAGAAGAAGGTGTTGCAATAATCCCTATAAAAAGAGCTGTAGGACTTATTAATTGTACATCAAATAAAATGGTAGATATTAGTGCAAAACTTGTAAAAGTACCAATAACTTCCGTTATTCCTATTAGTCCCCCACGTGGTAGGAATTTAAGGAATAATTTTAAATCTGTTTCAAGACCTGCCATAAATAGTAGGATAATTGAGGCTATTGTTGATATTGCAAATATTTCTTCATTTATTAAGTAATGATCGCTAACACTAATGATTCCTAGTGGAAATAATAAAGGTATTTTAATCTTGCCAAGAAATGTTGGACTTAAAAGTATGCCTGCTGTTATTTGTCCTATTACTTTTGGGATTCCGAATTTGCTTACTAAATTGCCAAGTAGACTGGCTGATATTACAATGATTGCTAAACTCATTATGAAAGAAGAAATTTTGGCGTCAATATTATGGCTTGTGTCTTTCATATAGTCTGCCATTCCAAATGAAAGAATAGGATTTATGATAAATAATATTTTGTATAAAATTTTCTTGTTCATTTTTGAATCTCTTTTTTAAAGTTTGATTTTAATAGTTCTGATAGTATATCAATGATTTCAGTTTCTTTTTTTCCATTTGCTATGATTTTTATTTTTTCTTTATATATAACCCCAAGTATCATAATTTCAACTGTAGATTTGGCATCAGCTTCTCTTCCATCTTCTGTAACTAATTTTACATTACAATAAGGATATTTGCTTGCAAGTTCTGCAATCATGCTTGATGGCCTTGAATGGAGACCTTCTTTGTTATTTATCTCAATTGTTATTGCTTGCATTTAATTTTACTTATTCATTTTACTGTATCTTTTTTATTTTTTTCTTTGTTTGCTGTATTTTGCAGTCTTTCTACTAATCTTTCTATTAAAGCATATAATTCTTTGCCATGTTCTGTAATATGTATTATTTTCCCCCAATTAAAGTGAAGATGAGCATCTATATCAAAGATATCGTTTTCTTTTTTTATTGTAATTTTGAGACTTTCTGAATTTTGTTTAATATGTGTCCCAAGTTTTTCTAATTTTTTTATAATAAAATCTTTTGTATGATCGCTTAAATGATAATTAATGGCTTGTATTTTAGGTTCCATAAATTTCTCCTTTGAAATTTTAATTTATTCCTACATTTATTGATAGTTCTTTTTGAAATGGTGATTCCTTTAGATTTTAGTATATCAGAAATTTGATTATCTACCATATTTTTATTTTGTTACAATGTTTTCTTTATTATTAGTTTAATGCTTGATTTTGAAAATTCATTTGTTTTAACATTTCTGGTTGAATTAAATAGTTTGTTAATTGAGATTGTGCCCCAGTCGAATTTTAAGTATTTATTTTTTTATTGTTCTTGATATAATTGATTTTGATAGATTGATTTTTTCAGATATATCAGCTAATTTTATTAATCTTAAGTCCTTAAAGCTTCTTCGTAGGAATTCTTTTTGCAGTGTATATGTTGCTATTCTTATTTAGTTAGTATTTTATCTGTGTATTTTAAAGATTCAATTAACCATTTTGATTGTTTATATTTTTTCAAATCTTTAACTTCTTTTTTAAAAATATTGACTTTTTTAATTTTTATCCTCAGTTTATTGTCTTTACTTATAACAATTGTATCTAGTTCAATATAGTCATTTGTATTATTTTTGTCTTTAAACTTGAATGTGATATTGGGGTTAAGCTTAAGTTGAATTGTGTTAAGAGCATCGTTTAAATCTTAAGTGCTGATGTTAAGCTTTTCTTTTAGCTTATTTTGAGTATTTTTAAGTAAATCTGATCTTTCAAGAATTTTAATTGTATTTGTATCTAATTTATGATATTTTGCTTGTAATATTAATGATTTTATGATGTTAGATACACCAATTTCTATTGGATTAAATTATTGAATTAGTTTGATCATTTTATTTACTTGATGCTGAGATTCTTTTTTGAAGAAGTCATAAGGGTTTGTTTAGATTATTTATTATGATTGCTCCTATGTTAATCTCAACTTTACTGAGTTTTTGAATTTGTAGTTGTGGTAAGCAATGTTCTTTAAGAGAAAGTTTTGGTGATGTTTTAGCCGGTGCAATTTTATATTGTGCTTTATTATTATCATTTTTGTAGAAAATTTTTCTAAATTTATAAGTTTTTAGTGTCTCAAAAAATGTTTTTGAATCTATCTGGAGGCATGCGTTATTTTCAATTTCGTCTAATATAATTTTTATTAATTCTTGTTTGTCAAGACCTAGAATTTTGATTATATTAATTTGTGTTAATTTTAAGTTTTGTTTAAGCATCTTTACATAAAAATGTATAATATTCCACTAGATATGATTAGTATTGCAGGGGTGATGTTTTTGTAAAATAATAAAATTATTAAGTTTAATCCTGCAATTGCAAAGCTTTTTAAAAATTCTGTACCATTGTAGCTTATTTTTAAAAATATACTTTCAAATAGAATAATTATTGTCATTATCCATAATGCTATAATTACAGGTCTTAAGCTTTTAAGATAATAATTTAAGAAATTTATCTTATGCAGTGTTAATGTTATAAAGGTAATAATTAATATGGGTGCCGTTATTAGAGCTATTGTGGCAATTATTGCACCAGTAATGCCAGCTACTTTGGTGCCAACATATGTTGCTATATTGGTAGCAACAGGACCTGGAGTAATTCTAGATATTGTAATGATATTGATGAATTCTTCTTTTGTTATCCATCCCTTGTTATCAATGATTTCTTTATTGATAATTGTTGCAATTCCGTTTCCTCCACCGAAATTTAAAATTCCTATTTTGAAAAATGTAATGAATAAATTTATTAGAATCAAATTTATACCTTTTTTTGAAAGAATATTTTTTGTATTGTATATGTTAGAGAACATATAAATAGAACAGTTATCAGTATATATGATATATCTATATTAAACTTATATAGTGTATATGTTATTAATAAGCATGTTATCCATTTTGTTATTGATTGTTTTAGCATTTTTTTTGAAAATTCAAGTATGATTATTGACATTATTATTGTTGATGATATTTTTGCACCTTCAAGGAATTTTTGAGCGTAGATGTTATTTGAGTTTAAATTTACATAAAGGGCTATCATTGTGATTACTAATATGGATGGTAGGATTCCAGCGATAGTTAACATAATTGCTCCTTTAAATCCTTTAAGTTTTTTACCAATTAGGAATGCAAAATTGATTGCTGTTACCCCGGGAACTACGTTTGATGTTGCAAGTATTTCATTAAACTCTTTATCAGATATTAGCTTTTTTTTATTGACAATTATTTTTCTAAGTTCAGATATTATTAATAATCCCCCACCAATTGTGATTGTCGTTATTTTTAGTACAAGATAAAATAATGTTAGTAATTCATATGGTGTTTTTTTTGTTTTATCCATGCATCTTTTGTCCTAACTTTAAAGAGTATGTGGATTAAATTACATTGTATCACAGTAACTATATAATATTTATTAGTATAAGTGCTTTTGTATATTAATTTTTTGTTTTAGTGATATCTTTTTTAAAGATTGTATTTTTCTTTTATTTTTTTGTACTATAACCATAGTAGCTTATGGATAAACAGTCAAAAACGTTCAGTGTTTTTAGAGAAATATTTGTTTTTCAGGATTATGTCAATGAAATTTTTGAAATGGTAATAGTTTATGGATTAAAGGTTCTTGTAGCGCTGGTAGTATGGTGTGTTTCAAGGTTTTTTGTCAAAAGGGTAGGTAGGCTTTTTTTTAGTGCTTTTGAAAAATCCAAGTTAGAGACAAAATTAGATTCTACTATTCTTAATTTTTTTAAGTCATTTTTTAAAGTGATGATAGATATGGTATTAATTTTGATGATTTTACCTTATCTTGGTGTTTCTACAACTTCTATTTTTGCTATATTTGGATCTTTAGGTCTTGCGGTTGGTCTTGCTGCTCAAGGGATTTTATCTGACTTTGTTAGCGGGTTTGTTGTTTTAAATTCCAGTTTTTTTAAAATTGGTGATTACATTAGCTGTGATGATGTTGAGGGTGAAGTAAATGATATTCATATATTTTTTACTACACTTCAAACGGTAGATGGTAAAATTATTAAGATTCCAAATAGTAAGTTTACAGATACATCGGTTACTAATTTTTCTACAAATCCTGAAAGGAGGATTGCATTCGATTTTCAAGTACCTTATGACACAGATATTGGTTCTCTTAAAAGTAGAATAGAAAATTTGGCATTTTCCTTTAATAAGGAACAATATGGTATTAATAAGCCCAGTGTTGTTGTAAAGGAATATACCCCTTATTACATAGTCATGCAAGTGAGATCTTTTGTAAAAACCGAGTTTTTTTGGGATTTTCAATATTTCATAGCAGAAAATATTAAAGGTATTTTAGATGATATGGGAATAAAATTTCCCATTCATAACGTGGATTTTAGCAAATTACGTTAATATTTTTTATTTTTAATGATTTCAGAATAATACTGTTCAATTTTTTCTACAAAAAATGAGCTTGAAAACATCATAGATGTTTCTTCTGTATTTTTTTTTAAAGTTTGTAATTTTTCTTCGTTTTCTATTATTTCTTTTATATATTTGTACAAATTCTCATAATCATCTATTAAGAATCCATTTTTTCCTTGCTGAATTACATCTTTGTATATTATGTCATTAATAAGTACCGCAGGTATGCCAGCTGTTAATGCCTCAATTGTTGTCATTGGATATACTTCGCTTCTTGATAGACTTGTAAATACATCAGATATTTTATAATAGTAATACATTTCTTCCCATGGGATTGTTCCAATGAGTATTATTTGTTTTTCAAGTTCATATTGCTTTCTAAATCGCCTTATCTTAGTTTCTTCTTTTCCCTTTCCTATGAGAATGAGCTTGCAATTTTTGTTCTCAATTAGAAGTTTTTTTAAATGTTTCATTAATAAGCATATATTTTTTTCTTCATTTATTCTTCCAACAAAGATTATGATTTTATCGTTTTTACTTATTCCATGTTTGGTTAAAATCTCTTGTCTTTTTTCTTGACTTAGGTCTTTTATGAAAATTTTTCTGTCTACTCCATTTGGAATTATTTTATAGTCAGCATTTGTTGCAAGATGAAAATATTTGTTATGTGACTTAATTGATGGATAAATGAAGTGATGGATTTGGTCATAAAATTTTTTCATCATTTTATCTGGATTAGTTAAATATTTAAAAATTCCTAAGTAATGTAGATAATAATTCCACATTGTATGGTTTGTATGAACTATTGGAATATTGTGTTGTAGTGCTAATTTTTTCCCGATTTTTCCCATAGTGAATTCCGAATGTGTATGAATGATTTCAGGTTGATATTCTTGTATTATCTTTTTTATTCTTGTTTTGTTTGGGAATGCTATTTTGGCATCTACTGTCTGGTTCAATTTAATTGAGAAGCATCTGTAAATATGATCTTCTTGTAAATCTGTTTTTTGAGATTGTGGACAGAAAATATAAACACTGTGACCTTTTCTTTCAAAACCTTCTTTAATTTGTTTTATAGATGTTGCTACTCCATTTTTATCTGGAAGATATGTATCTGTAAATATTGCAATTTTCATATTTTATCCTAATAATTGAAGTATAACATATTTATTATTTGGATTATAATATTATTTAAATGAAAGAAATTTATTTACTTTTAGGCAAAGAACAGGGATTAAAGGAAGCTTATTTAAATAATATTTTTAGTAAGTTAAATGCTGATAATATATGTGTTACTAAGCTTTTTATGTCAGAATTGTCATCAATAGAGCTTTCTGAACGGCTTTTAACCAATTCTTTTTTTTCTAAAGAGGAAGTATTTATTATTTATGAGTCTGAAAATTTAAAAAATAAAAAGGATTTAGAGTTGGTTTATAGTACAATCTTAAAATCTTTAAATAAGATTATTATTTTTGTTTCTAATGAAAATTCGATTAGTTTTGATCCTAAAGGTTCTTTGAATCTAGTTAAGAAAACTTTTTATGAGCTATCTGATACTGATAAATTTTTATTTGTAAAGAAAAGTTTTTTTAAACTTGGAATTAAAATTACAGATAAGGCCATACATTTAATGCTTTTTATGTTAGATGCAGATACTAAGATCTTGCAGTTTTATGTAAATTCCTTTGCTCTTATGATTAAAAATAAAACCATTGATGAACATGATGTAAATTCTTGGCTTAGTTTTATGCGTCCCGAAAACCCTTTTTCCTTGTTTGAATCAATTTTAAAAAAGGATATGGAGTATGCTTTAGTTAAGATTAAATCCATCCTGGAGCAAGGAGAAGATTTGGTTAATATTGTAATGAGTCTTGGTTGGCAGTTTAAAAAATTTTTAAAGGTCAAAATAGATTGTGAGAGTTTGCATGACATTCCATCTGTCTTTAAAAAGCATAAAATATTTGTCTCATTAGAGAAAGTTTATAAGATAGGACTTAAAAATTACTCGATTTTTGATATCAAATTTATTTTGAAACTTTTACATAAGTTTGATTTATATGCAAGAATCTATGGTAAAAACATGCATTTGAATTTATCATATTTTATGATATTAGTTTTATTAAGTCAGGATGATACTATACTTGATAATTTTTCTTCTAAATTTAAATTTACTAATGTTTTGTAATTGTTATTGTCTTTGTAAGACAGTGTGTGAGAGCTTTTAAGACTTTTTTTAGTATTGTTAATCTTTAACCGTTATTTTTTAGTAGTATGAGATGTTAAATTAAGACTCTATGGAATGAGTATTTTTCAAATTTTGATCTTCTGAGAATTTTTTTATTTTTTTAGCCATTTTGATGTTGATTTTCATTTTTTGAGCTATTTCATCTTCGTTTAAGAGAAATATATCTTTATATGTTCCAAGCGTTTTTAAAATATTTTTGGCTTTTTTTTCTCCAATTCCTTCTATTTTACTGTAATTCAATTTTATATTTTTGCGTAGTTTTCTATTAAAGCTATTTGCTTTTCTGTGAGATTCATCTCGAACATTTTGTAATATTTTAAGAGCGGGATTTCCTTTTGGGAGTTTAATGCCTTGTGTTTTGTTTGGTAAAAATATTGTTTCTTCTTGTTTTGCTAGAGCACAAATAGTGACTTTGTCTTCAATTTTTAATCCTTTTAAAATGGAGTAAGCAGCATTTAATTGACCTTTTCCTCCATCGATTAAGATTAAGGTGGGTAATTCTAATTGCTCGTTAATTAGTTTTGTGTATCTCCTTGATATAATTTCTTTTATTGCCTTAAAGTCATTAATTTCGCCATCATTTAGTGAATTGATTTTATAAACTCTGTATCCATCTTTAAAGGGTT
This portion of the Borrelia turicatae 91E135 genome encodes:
- a CDS encoding HPr family phosphocarrier protein, with the protein product MQAITIEINNKEGLHSRPSSMIAELASKYPYCNVKLVTEDGREADAKSTVEIMILGVIYKEKIKIIANGKKETEIIDILSELLKSNFKKEIQK
- a CDS encoding HPF/RaiA family ribosome-associated protein; this encodes MEPKIQAINYHLSDHTKDFIIKKLEKLGTHIKQNSESLKITIKKENDIFDIDAHLHFNWGKIIHITEHGKELYALIERLVERLQNTANKEKNKKDTVK
- a CDS encoding chromate transporter — its product is MILINLFITFFKIGILNFGGGNGIATIINKEIIDNKGWITKEEFINIITISRITPGPVATNIATYVGTKVAGITGAIIATIALITAPILIITFITLTLHKINFLNYYLKSLRPVIIALWIMTIIILFESIFLKISYNGTEFLKSFAIAGLNLIILLFYKNITPAILIISSGILYIFM
- a CDS encoding chromate transporter, translated to MDKTKKTPYELLTLFYLVLKITTITIGGGLLIISELRKIIVNKKKLISDKEFNEILATSNVVPGVTAINFAFLIGKKLKGFKGAIMLTIAGILPSILVITMIALYVNLNSNNIYAQKFLEGAKISSTIIMSIIILEFSKKMLKQSITKWITCLLITYTLYKFNIDISYILITVLFICSLTYTIQKIFFQKKV
- a CDS encoding mechanosensitive ion channel family protein, which gives rise to MDKQSKTFSVFREIFVFQDYVNEIFEMVIVYGLKVLVALVVWCVSRFFVKRVGRLFFSAFEKSKLETKLDSTILNFFKSFFKVMIDMVLILMILPYLGVSTTSIFAIFGSLGLAVGLAAQGILSDFVSGFVVLNSSFFKIGDYISCDDVEGEVNDIHIFFTTLQTVDGKIIKIPNSKFTDTSVTNFSTNPERRIAFDFQVPYDTDIGSLKSRIENLAFSFNKEQYGINKPSVVVKEYTPYYIVMQVRSFVKTEFFWDFQYFIAENIKGILDDMGIKFPIHNVDFSKLR
- a CDS encoding glycosyltransferase — translated: MKIAIFTDTYLPDKNGVATSIKQIKEGFERKGHSVYIFCPQSQKTDLQEDHIYRCFSIKLNQTVDAKIAFPNKTRIKKIIQEYQPEIIHTHSEFTMGKIGKKLALQHNIPIVHTNHTMWNYYLHYLGIFKYLTNPDKMMKKFYDQIHHFIYPSIKSHNKYFHLATNADYKIIPNGVDRKIFIKDLSQEKRQEILTKHGISKNDKIIIFVGRINEEKNICLLMKHLKKLLIENKNCKLILIGKGKEETKIRRFRKQYELEKQIILIGTIPWEEMYYYYKISDVFTSLSRSEVYPMTTIEALTAGIPAVLINDIIYKDVIQQGKNGFLIDDYENLYKYIKEIIENEEKLQTLKKNTEETSMMFSSSFFVEKIEQYYSEIIKNKKY
- the holA gene encoding DNA polymerase III subunit delta; its protein translation is MKEIYLLLGKEQGLKEAYLNNIFSKLNADNICVTKLFMSELSSIELSERLLTNSFFSKEEVFIIYESENLKNKKDLELVYSTILKSLNKIIIFVSNENSISFDPKGSLNLVKKTFYELSDTDKFLFVKKSFFKLGIKITDKAIHLMLFMLDADTKILQFYVNSFALMIKNKTIDEHDVNSWLSFMRPENPFSLFESILKKDMEYALVKIKSILEQGEDLVNIVMSLGWQFKKFLKVKIDCESLHDIPSVFKKHKIFVSLEKVYKIGLKNYSIFDIKFILKLLHKFDLYARIYGKNMHLNLSYFMILVLLSQDDTILDNFSSKFKFTNVL